A section of the Campylobacter porcelli genome encodes:
- a CDS encoding 2,3,4,5-tetrahydropyridine-2,6-carboxylate N-succinyltransferase, with product MSIKNLDELKKFTGEIRSKAGYKDPMAFAIGRSIKGKSGKTISVNYAVVNMNENYASAAILSWAIEKNGIKIDNSTSEFVAPISSAIIADALGIFDFLINECEGDKHKNIQNLLVIDEILNDDEMDNDAEFVVTFLYSDEAPKSVEAVYLKLYLLSLNKAEIRSLNLNGAFGLLPNLAWDSDGNPHELDHLRENEIWLKMKGWYPNIISVDKFPRYLNHIIPSDNTRILDSSKVRMGAVLAPGTTIMPGASYVNFNSGTTGAVMVEGRISSSVKVGDGSDIGGGASILGVLSGTNGNPISIGKRCLLGANSVTGVPLGDDCIVDAGIAILEGTKVYINDKEALKKVNPEFEFDKDIYKALELANLNGIHYRQNSQTGQITANISKRAIKLNSDLH from the coding sequence ATGAGTATCAAAAATTTAGATGAATTAAAAAAATTTACAGGTGAGATTCGCTCCAAAGCTGGGTATAAAGACCCAATGGCATTTGCAATTGGTAGAAGCATTAAAGGTAAATCTGGCAAGACAATTAGCGTAAATTACGCAGTTGTAAATATGAATGAAAACTACGCAAGTGCGGCTATATTGAGCTGGGCAATTGAGAAAAATGGGATAAAAATCGATAATAGCACAAGCGAATTTGTAGCGCCAATTAGCTCAGCTATTATAGCAGATGCTCTGGGTATTTTTGATTTTTTAATTAATGAGTGTGAAGGCGATAAGCACAAAAATATCCAAAATCTACTAGTTATAGATGAGATTTTAAATGATGACGAAATGGACAATGATGCTGAGTTTGTAGTTACATTTTTATATAGCGATGAAGCGCCTAAGAGCGTTGAAGCTGTCTATTTGAAACTATATCTTCTATCATTAAATAAAGCTGAAATTAGAAGTTTAAATCTAAATGGAGCCTTTGGGTTATTACCAAATTTAGCTTGGGATAGCGATGGAAATCCGCATGAATTAGACCATTTAAGAGAGAATGAAATTTGGCTTAAAATGAAAGGCTGGTATCCAAATATCATTAGCGTAGATAAATTCCCACGCTATCTAAACCACATAATTCCAAGCGACAACACTAGAATACTAGATAGCTCAAAAGTTAGAATGGGAGCAGTTTTAGCCCCTGGTACTACCATAATGCCTGGTGCGTCTTATGTCAATTTCAACTCTGGAACCACTGGTGCGGTAATGGTAGAGGGTAGAATATCAAGCTCGGTTAAGGTAGGCGATGGAAGCGATATAGGCGGTGGAGCTAGTATTTTAGGCGTATTAAGTGGGACAAATGGCAATCCAATTAGCATAGGAAAAAGATGTTTATTAGGTGCTAACTCAGTAACAGGCGTGCCACTTGGCGATGATTGTATAGTAGATGCTGGGATAGCTATTTTAGAAGGCACAAAAGTCTATATAAATGATAAAGAAGCCCTTAAAAAGGTAAATCCTGAATTTGAGTTTGATAAAGATATTTATAAAGCACTTGAACTAGCTAATCTTAATGGAATTCACTACCGCCAAAATAGCCAAACAGGTCAAATCACGGCTAATATTAGCAAAAGAGCTATTAAATTAAATTCCGATCTACACTAA
- the fliN gene encoding flagellar motor switch protein FliN — protein sequence MNDEGLSPNGLFHGYDELLDIGVEFISDLGMTTISVRELLKLEVGSVIDLEKPAGESVELFINNRIFGKGEVMVYEKNLAIRINEILDSKSVIQYFKREQL from the coding sequence ATGAATGATGAAGGTCTAAGCCCAAATGGGCTATTTCACGGCTATGATGAACTACTTGATATAGGCGTGGAGTTTATAAGCGATCTTGGCATGACGACAATTAGCGTAAGGGAGCTTTTAAAGCTAGAAGTTGGCTCCGTTATAGACCTAGAAAAACCAGCCGGAGAGAGCGTGGAGCTATTTATAAACAATAGAATATTTGGTAAAGGCGAGGTAATGGTATATGAAAAAAATCTCGCCATTCGTATAAATGAGATCTTAGACTCAAAATCTGTAATCCAATATTTCAAAAGAGAGCAATTATGA
- a CDS encoding chemotaxis protein CheX: MLNAINYATKHFCTDIFGYKLEEGKSLGKDLYGASIPIYKDGEEIQFYLYFKKETLELFVDKLFNKEEGKKTDLGDLSREVANQIVGYAKNLLNDNNNGTYKLGTPEFLGKVERFPVRLEKSQIFKMKNKTFKIGYKKA, encoded by the coding sequence ATGCTAAATGCTATTAATTACGCTACTAAACACTTTTGCACTGATATCTTTGGATATAAATTAGAAGAGGGAAAAAGCCTAGGCAAAGACCTATATGGTGCTAGTATTCCTATATACAAAGATGGCGAAGAGATCCAATTTTATCTATATTTTAAAAAAGAGACTTTAGAGCTTTTTGTAGATAAGCTATTTAATAAAGAAGAGGGTAAAAAAACAGATTTAGGTGATTTAAGCAGAGAAGTTGCTAATCAAATCGTAGGATATGCAAAAAATCTACTAAATGATAACAATAATGGAACTTATAAGCTTGGAACGCCTGAATTTCTAGGTAAAGTTGAGAGATTTCCAGTCAGACTTGAAAAATCTCAAATATTTAAAATGAAAAATAAAACATTTAAAATAGGCTATAAAAAAGCATGA
- the trpA gene encoding tryptophan synthase subunit alpha codes for MDKIQKAFNDKKANIGYIVAGYPNLEYTKEFLNLLDESCLDILEIGIPYSDPLADGKLIANAAFEACQNGVTTNSVFDILKEIKTKKALVFLVYYNIILSYGEDRFLQDSKECGISGILVPDMPYEESKEFASKCQKHGISLIRLIAPTSANRSKEIASNADGFIYAVGSLGVTGGEQSSIDRLKDMIKSIKDSSKLPVAIGFGVKNSQDVKAIKEYADGAIIGTKIVEITSKFDPQTAHKKIKELFE; via the coding sequence ATGGATAAGATACAAAAAGCATTTAATGATAAAAAGGCAAATATAGGCTATATAGTGGCTGGGTATCCAAATTTAGAATATACAAAAGAGTTTTTGAATTTACTAGATGAGAGTTGCCTTGATATTTTAGAGATTGGAATTCCATATTCTGATCCGTTAGCTGATGGCAAACTCATAGCAAATGCGGCTTTTGAGGCTTGCCAAAATGGAGTTACTACAAATAGCGTATTTGATATATTAAAAGAGATTAAAACCAAAAAAGCTTTAGTATTTTTGGTATATTATAATATCATTTTAAGCTACGGCGAAGATAGATTTTTACAAGATAGCAAGGAGTGTGGTATCAGCGGTATTTTAGTTCCTGATATGCCATATGAAGAGAGCAAGGAATTTGCTAGTAAATGCCAAAAACACGGTATCTCGCTCATAAGATTAATCGCCCCTACAAGTGCTAACCGCAGTAAAGAGATCGCTAGTAATGCAGATGGCTTTATCTATGCTGTAGGATCTCTAGGCGTAACTGGCGGAGAGCAAAGCTCAATTGATAGATTAAAAGATATGATTAAATCTATAAAAGATAGTAGTAAATTGCCAGTTGCAATTGGCTTTGGGGTTAAAAATTCTCAAGATGTCAAAGCGATCAAAGAGTATGCAGATGGTGCGATCATAGGCACAAAAATTGTAGAGATAACAAGCAAATTTGACCCACAAACCGCTCATAAAAAGATAAAAGAGTTATTTGAATAG
- the trpB gene encoding tryptophan synthase subunit beta codes for MNAKAYFGKYGGQFVPETVMSALMELEEAYEKIAKSDEFKSELNALLKDYVGRPSPMYHAKRLSEHYGHNIYLKREDLNHTGAHKINNALAQALLAKKMGKTKVLAETGAGQHGVATATAAALLGLECDVYMGQCDTKRQALNVYKMQLLGANVVPISDGLGTLKEATTAAIQAWVNEIESRFYVIGSAVGPHPYPMIVRDFQSVIGSEAKAQLDEKGVKPDYIIACVGGGSNAIGIFSAFLDDPSVNIIGVEAAGLGIETKYHAATLTKGTKGIIHGMKTIVLQDEFGMILPVHSISAGLDYPGVGPEHAHLQDIGRVSYYAVSDDECVNALRLLSRLEGIIPAIESSHALAYLDKLCPTLNKRSNIVVNVSGRGDKDMNTIMEYKKGTIYG; via the coding sequence ATGAACGCAAAAGCATATTTTGGCAAATATGGCGGACAATTCGTCCCTGAAACCGTGATGAGCGCCCTAATGGAGCTTGAAGAGGCCTATGAAAAGATCGCAAAGAGCGATGAATTTAAATCTGAATTAAACGCCCTTTTAAAAGATTATGTCGGCAGACCAAGCCCCATGTATCACGCCAAAAGATTAAGCGAGCACTATGGGCATAATATATATTTAAAAAGAGAGGATTTAAACCACACAGGAGCTCACAAGATAAATAACGCTCTAGCCCAAGCACTTCTTGCTAAAAAGATGGGTAAGACAAAGGTTTTAGCTGAAACGGGCGCTGGTCAGCACGGAGTAGCCACTGCAACAGCAGCGGCACTTCTAGGGCTAGAGTGCGATGTATATATGGGGCAGTGCGATACCAAAAGACAAGCCTTAAATGTATATAAAATGCAGCTTTTAGGAGCCAATGTAGTACCTATTAGCGATGGGCTTGGCACACTAAAAGAGGCCACCACAGCAGCCATTCAAGCATGGGTAAATGAGATAGAGAGTAGATTTTATGTTATAGGTTCAGCCGTTGGCCCTCACCCATACCCAATGATAGTTAGAGATTTCCAAAGCGTAATCGGCTCTGAAGCCAAAGCCCAATTAGATGAAAAAGGCGTTAAGCCAGATTATATCATAGCTTGTGTGGGTGGTGGGAGCAATGCTATAGGTATATTTTCAGCATTTTTAGATGATCCTAGCGTAAATATCATAGGCGTTGAAGCTGCAGGTCTTGGTATAGAGACCAAATACCACGCAGCCACTTTAACCAAAGGCACCAAAGGGATAATCCACGGCATGAAAACCATAGTATTACAAGATGAATTTGGAATGATTTTGCCAGTTCATAGCATAAGCGCAGGACTTGACTATCCAGGGGTTGGACCAGAGCATGCCCACTTACAAGATATAGGCAGAGTAAGCTACTACGCCGTAAGCGATGATGAGTGCGTAAATGCCCTAAGACTTCTTTCAAGATTAGAAGGGATAATACCAGCTATTGAGAGCTCACACGCCCTAGCTTACCTTGATAAGCTCTGCCCTACTCTAAATAAACGCTCAAATATCGTAGTAAATGTAAGCGGTCGGGGCGATAAGGATATGAATACCATAATGGAGTATAAAAAAGGAACAATCTATGGATAA
- a CDS encoding phosphoribosylanthranilate isomerase, whose product MSPLIKICGIKTLSEAKSVCECEFKGKRVDFIGLIFAESKRKISKEMAKNIADLAHKFGIKAVGVFAKIPFDEVAKIVKFADLDTIQIYEKVDDKTKFDCEVWQVFSVGESLPKPEGSYDKILFDTKGDKIGGNGVKFNWDLLKNLDIKFGLAGGIGVENLKEAIKLKPNLIDINSKIEDEFGIKDSDKVMEILKIVSLGDLK is encoded by the coding sequence ATGAGCCCTTTAATTAAAATTTGTGGTATCAAAACTTTAAGCGAAGCTAAAAGCGTGTGCGAGTGCGAATTTAAGGGTAAAAGAGTGGATTTTATCGGGCTAATTTTTGCTGAGAGTAAAAGAAAAATTAGCAAAGAAATGGCTAAAAATATAGCGGATTTGGCTCATAAATTTGGTATAAAAGCCGTTGGCGTTTTTGCTAAAATACCATTTGATGAAGTGGCAAAAATAGTGAAATTTGCGGATTTAGACACCATTCAAATCTATGAAAAAGTAGATGATAAAACTAAATTTGATTGTGAGGTGTGGCAAGTTTTTAGCGTAGGAGAGAGTTTGCCAAAGCCTGAAGGGAGCTATGATAAAATATTATTTGATACAAAAGGGGATAAGATTGGTGGAAATGGGGTTAAATTTAACTGGGATTTGCTAAAAAATTTAGATATCAAATTTGGTCTAGCTGGTGGAATCGGCGTAGAAAATTTAAAAGAAGCAATAAAGCTTAAACCAAATTTAATTGATATAAATAGCAAAATAGAAGATGAATTTGGAATAAAAGATAGCGATAAAGTAATGGAAATTTTAAAAATAGTTAGCTTAGGAGATTTAAAATGA
- a CDS encoding DNA adenine methylase — translation MSENTEYLTNQLISYLGNKRSLLGSIDSVVCDIKKELRKDKIAFADVFSGSGVVARLAKKHSNLILANDLEKYSFVINSCYLENSDNELISSLKQIHDKILQNYTPQESFISEIYAPKDDKNIQKGERAFYSRQNALILGGLRDEISKIPTEFQKYFIAPLLSQASIHSNTGGVFKGFYKDKDGIGKFGGSGENALKRILGKIELEMPIFSNFKSEFKVFQNDAYEFAKLAPSVDIAYFDPPYNQHPYGSNYFMLNLICDFKAPNIEQISKVSGIPNDWNRSNYNKKAKAGSEFFTLLSEFKAKYLIISFNSDGFIKESEFLTNLNKIGKVEKVKIKYPTYRASRNLNSRDLYVTEYLYIVKKVI, via the coding sequence GTGAGCGAAAATACAGAGTATTTGACAAATCAACTAATTAGCTATTTGGGTAATAAAAGATCGCTTTTAGGCTCGATTGATAGCGTTGTATGCGATATAAAAAAAGAGCTTAGAAAAGATAAAATCGCCTTTGCTGATGTCTTTAGTGGAAGTGGAGTGGTCGCAAGACTGGCTAAAAAGCACTCAAATTTGATATTAGCAAATGATTTAGAAAAATACTCTTTTGTTATAAATTCATGCTATTTAGAAAATTCAGATAATGAGCTTATATCAAGCTTAAAGCAAATTCACGATAAAATTTTACAAAATTACACACCGCAAGAGAGCTTCATCAGTGAAATTTACGCCCCAAAAGATGATAAAAATATCCAAAAAGGCGAAAGAGCTTTCTACTCAAGGCAAAATGCTTTGATTTTAGGCGGTTTAAGAGATGAAATATCTAAAATTCCAACTGAATTTCAAAAATATTTTATAGCTCCACTTCTTAGCCAGGCCTCCATTCACTCAAACACCGGTGGCGTTTTTAAGGGCTTTTATAAGGATAAAGATGGCATTGGAAAATTTGGCGGTAGCGGGGAGAATGCTTTAAAGAGAATTTTAGGCAAAATAGAGCTTGAAATGCCAATTTTTTCAAATTTTAAAAGCGAATTTAAGGTATTTCAAAATGACGCTTATGAGTTTGCTAAACTAGCCCCAAGCGTCGATATAGCGTATTTTGATCCACCTTATAATCAGCACCCTTATGGATCAAACTACTTTATGCTAAATTTAATATGCGATTTTAAAGCACCAAATATAGAGCAAATCAGCAAAGTTAGCGGTATCCCAAATGATTGGAACCGCTCGAATTATAATAAAAAAGCAAAAGCAGGTAGTGAGTTTTTCACTCTTTTAAGCGAGTTTAAAGCAAAGTATTTGATAATCTCATTTAACTCAGATGGATTTATCAAAGAGAGCGAGTTTTTAACAAATTTAAATAAAATAGGCAAGGTTGAAAAAGTAAAGATCAAATACCCAACCTATAGAGCAAGTAGAAACTTAAACTCAAGGGATTTATATGTAACCGAGTATCTTTACATAGTAAAAAAGGTTATATAA
- the trpD gene encoding anthranilate phosphoribosyltransferase: protein MILMIDNYDSFVYNIYQYILDTTKEPIKCVRNDEITIDEIKALNPSKIILSPGPKHPKDSGICLDILRANLGIPILGICLGHQAIGLVNGADIKVLDIPVHGKISQIKTQNDSIIFAGLPSEFNVMRYHSLYVDNLPPNLQATAYSSDGVLMALEDKQNQIFGIQFHPESFFSQYGKQIITNFLLLNQTKDESPKKANFAPFLTKLQKGFALDNSDYEIICKEIYNKNYDEIQLGALLVLISEKSLYPDSLAALVKNILKYSTTYNDNSPMMDIVGTGGDALKTINISTTSAFILASLGIKVAKHGNKAITSKSGSSDVLSQIGIDLDSDIKRLKSRLNSQNLAFFHAPYFHPITASVRDVRLRLGVGTVFNILGPLLNPNLSLSNQVVGNYLEEVNGLIAATLLNLGRKHALVVHGMDGMDEISLCDETLIHEVKDGKILEYKITPEQFGFNRAFHADIAGGDASYNADILRATLKGELGGAKFDIVLLNAMFALYAADGASSPLEAKDIILNAIKSGKVWEFYKNYTGDNR, encoded by the coding sequence ATGATTTTGATGATAGATAATTACGATAGTTTTGTTTATAATATATATCAATATATTTTAGACACGACTAAAGAGCCTATAAAATGCGTAAGAAATGATGAGATTACAATTGATGAAATTAAGGCCTTAAATCCATCTAAAATTATCCTAAGTCCAGGACCAAAACACCCTAAAGATAGTGGGATTTGCCTTGATATTTTAAGAGCGAATTTAGGCATTCCTATACTTGGAATTTGCCTTGGGCATCAAGCCATTGGGCTAGTAAATGGAGCTGATATTAAGGTGCTTGATATCCCAGTTCATGGTAAAATTAGCCAAATCAAAACCCAAAACGATAGCATAATCTTTGCTGGATTACCAAGTGAATTTAATGTGATGAGATACCACTCTTTATATGTGGATAATCTCCCGCCAAACTTGCAAGCCACAGCATATAGTAGCGATGGGGTTTTAATGGCGTTAGAGGATAAGCAAAATCAAATTTTTGGGATACAATTTCACCCTGAGAGCTTCTTTAGCCAGTATGGAAAGCAGATAATTACAAATTTTCTCCTACTAAATCAAACAAAAGACGAAAGCCCTAAAAAGGCAAATTTCGCTCCATTCCTTACAAAACTCCAAAAAGGCTTTGCGCTTGATAATAGCGATTATGAGATAATTTGCAAAGAGATCTATAATAAAAATTATGATGAAATTCAGCTTGGTGCTTTGCTAGTTTTAATAAGCGAAAAATCACTATATCCAGATAGCCTTGCTGCACTTGTAAAAAATATACTAAAATACTCAACTACATATAATGATAACTCACCGATGATGGATATAGTGGGCACAGGTGGCGATGCTTTAAAAACCATTAATATCTCTACAACTTCAGCTTTCATACTAGCCTCTTTAGGCATCAAAGTAGCTAAACATGGCAACAAAGCCATAACATCTAAAAGCGGTAGTAGCGATGTTTTAAGCCAAATTGGCATAGATTTAGATAGTGATATAAAGCGTCTAAAATCTAGACTAAATAGCCAAAATTTAGCCTTTTTCCATGCTCCATACTTTCATCCTATTACAGCTTCTGTGCGTGATGTAAGATTAAGGCTTGGAGTGGGAACTGTGTTTAATATCCTTGGGCCACTTCTTAATCCAAATTTAAGCCTTAGCAATCAAGTAGTGGGAAACTATCTTGAAGAAGTTAATGGGCTAATTGCGGCTACTTTATTAAATTTAGGTCGCAAACACGCTCTTGTCGTGCATGGCATGGATGGAATGGACGAGATAAGCCTTTGTGATGAGACACTAATACACGAAGTAAAAGATGGCAAAATACTTGAGTATAAGATCACTCCAGAGCAATTTGGCTTTAATAGAGCATTTCATGCTGATATTGCTGGTGGAGATGCTAGTTATAATGCTGATATTTTAAGAGCTACGCTAAAAGGAGAGCTTGGTGGGGCTAAATTTGATATAGTGCTTTTAAATGCGATGTTTGCCCTATATGCTGCAGATGGTGCTAGCTCACCACTAGAGGCTAAAGATATAATCTTAAATGCTATAAAAAGCGGTAAAGTTTGGGAGTTTTATAAAAACTACACCGGAGATAATAGGTGA
- a CDS encoding anthranilate synthase component I family protein, translating into MLLLCDPTIYFREILRQYPKSYLAEDEMQVIIGIDCYYISGDDFTKLNERIKNGKKISNFAGLFGILSYEAVYKFEKIADIKPSLYEFPIYHYSDAKAYLHYDKQSKIYSFYGDSGYFNNLKDIKPSAKSDKSYFYTIKSDLDSQKTDYLNMIKTAKNYIKNGDIFQVVLSKTLELESDFDPLEFYEILKSQNPSPYMFYYPSEFGTIVGSSPELVVEIKKGIIHTSPIAGTRKRGIDANEDEAIKKELLSDEKELSEHRMLIDLARNDIGKFALPSSVKVTNPMHIKLYESVMHIVSDIYAELSSSSTAMEAITTIFPAGTLSGSPKIRAMQIINELEGHSRGIYGGGIGFWHFNGDMQMAILIRSAIFVPNSDSNSVFIGAGAGIVWDSDAKNEYEEICNKRKSCLKIFEQYATKRDK; encoded by the coding sequence ATGCTTTTACTCTGTGATCCAACCATATATTTTAGAGAAATTTTACGCCAATACCCAAAATCTTATCTAGCTGAAGATGAGATGCAAGTCATCATCGGCATTGATTGCTATTATATTAGCGGAGATGATTTTACTAAATTAAATGAGAGGATTAAAAATGGCAAAAAAATCTCAAATTTTGCCGGACTTTTTGGGATTTTAAGCTACGAAGCTGTATATAAATTTGAAAAAATCGCAGATATAAAGCCATCTTTATACGAGTTCCCAATATATCATTATAGCGATGCTAAAGCATATTTACACTATGATAAACAGAGTAAAATTTATAGCTTTTATGGGGATAGCGGATACTTTAATAATCTAAAAGATATAAAGCCTTCAGCAAAATCAGATAAAAGCTATTTCTACACCATAAAAAGCGATCTAGATAGCCAAAAAACCGATTATCTAAATATGATTAAAACGGCTAAAAATTATATAAAAAATGGCGATATCTTCCAAGTAGTTTTATCTAAAACTTTAGAATTAGAAAGCGATTTTGACCCACTTGAATTTTATGAAATTTTAAAATCCCAAAATCCTAGCCCATATATGTTTTATTACCCAAGTGAATTTGGCACCATCGTAGGTAGCAGCCCTGAGCTTGTAGTAGAGATCAAAAAAGGCATAATCCACACAAGCCCAATTGCTGGAACAAGAAAACGAGGGATTGATGCTAATGAAGATGAAGCGATAAAAAAAGAGCTTTTAAGCGATGAAAAGGAGCTTAGCGAGCATAGAATGCTAATTGATCTAGCTAGAAATGATATAGGCAAATTCGCCCTTCCAAGTAGCGTAAAAGTTACAAATCCTATGCATATCAAACTATATGAGAGCGTAATGCATATTGTAAGTGATATTTACGCAGAGCTAAGTAGCTCATCAACGGCAATGGAGGCGATAACTACGATATTTCCAGCTGGAACCCTTAGCGGAAGTCCAAAGATTAGAGCAATGCAGATTATAAATGAGCTTGAAGGGCATAGTCGTGGAATTTATGGTGGTGGGATTGGATTTTGGCATTTTAATGGAGATATGCAAATGGCAATTCTCATTCGCTCAGCAATCTTCGTACCAAATTCAGACTCAAATAGCGTATTTATCGGAGCTGGTGCTGGGATAGTGTGGGATAGCGATGCTAAAAATGAGTATGAAGAAATTTGCAATAAACGAAAAAGTTGCCTAAAGATATTTGAGCAATACGCAACCAAAAGGGATAAATAA
- a CDS encoding sulfite exporter TauE/SafE family protein, translating to MVDMILSGDTIYFLIALFVAIGVGVGFISGFFGIGGGTILVPILLNLGFDIKSAIGISVLQMFMGAVFGSYINYKNKKLVLNDGIVVGIGGLLGASFSGFIVLNMPSIVLKLAVLFILFVAIIKFFQADVVNDNPKDISKFVMFIVGVFVGAVAISAGIGGALFLTPIFVGFLKMDIKKAISIGLFFVIFSSFSGLISLGSAGLVDYKSGLMIGIGSIIGVYFGVKFGHKIDKITQKRLALGLYIIMFILMLKNILF from the coding sequence ATGGTTGATATGATCTTATCTGGCGATACTATCTATTTTTTGATTGCGTTATTTGTCGCTATTGGGGTTGGCGTGGGGTTTATTAGCGGATTTTTTGGGATTGGTGGGGGGACGATTTTGGTTCCGATACTGCTAAATTTGGGTTTTGATATTAAGAGTGCAATTGGTATTAGTGTGCTTCAGATGTTTATGGGGGCGGTGTTTGGTAGTTATATAAATTATAAAAATAAAAAATTAGTTTTAAATGATGGGATTGTAGTTGGTATTGGTGGGCTTTTGGGGGCTAGTTTTAGCGGATTTATCGTTTTAAATATGCCTAGTATTGTGCTTAAATTAGCGGTGCTTTTTATACTTTTTGTGGCTATAATTAAGTTTTTTCAAGCTGATGTAGTAAATGATAATCCAAAAGATATATCTAAATTTGTAATGTTTATTGTGGGGGTTTTTGTGGGTGCTGTGGCTATATCTGCTGGGATTGGTGGAGCTCTATTTTTAACTCCGATATTTGTGGGATTTTTGAAAATGGATATTAAAAAGGCCATATCAATTGGGCTATTTTTTGTTATATTTAGCTCATTTTCTGGACTTATTAGCTTAGGAAGTGCTGGGCTAGTGGATTATAAAAGTGGTTTGATGATTGGGATTGGCTCTATAATTGGGGTCTATTTTGGTGTTAAATTTGGTCATAAAATTGATAAAATAACTCAAAAAAGGTTGGCTCTAGGGCTATATATAATTATGTTTATTTTAATGTTAAAAAATATATTATTTTAA
- the modB gene encoding molybdate ABC transporter permease subunit, whose translation MIDWTPLLLSFKLALITTIILFIICLFFAYIVARCEFRLKPVIESVISLPLVLPPSVLGFYILILLSPYSFLGEFMQKYFDIRLVFNFTGLVIASCIYSLPFMFSPILSGFKSLPNSLIEASYSLGKGKITTLFCVAMPNIKPSLLSAIIISFAHTLGEFGVILMIGGSIDGETKVASIAIYDAVEILDYKLAHIYSAIMLIISFVVLFLVYFINQKIEKK comes from the coding sequence ATGATAGATTGGACGCCACTACTATTATCATTTAAATTAGCTTTAATAACAACAATTATACTATTTATCATCTGCTTATTTTTTGCTTATATTGTGGCTAGGTGTGAATTTAGATTAAAGCCCGTTATCGAAAGTGTAATATCATTGCCACTTGTGCTGCCGCCATCGGTGCTTGGATTTTATATCTTAATACTTCTATCTCCATACTCATTTTTGGGTGAATTTATGCAAAAGTATTTTGATATTAGACTTGTTTTTAACTTTACTGGCCTTGTAATTGCTAGCTGTATCTACTCATTGCCATTTATGTTTTCACCCATATTATCAGGGTTTAAATCCCTGCCAAATTCGCTTATAGAGGCTAGTTATAGCCTTGGTAAAGGCAAGATTACTACCTTGTTTTGCGTAGCTATGCCAAATATCAAGCCATCGCTACTAAGTGCGATTATCATTAGTTTTGCTCATACTTTAGGCGAATTTGGAGTAATTTTGATGATTGGTGGGAGCATTGATGGAGAGACTAAGGTTGCTAGTATTGCTATTTATGATGCTGTTGAGATACTAGACTATAAACTAGCACATATATACTCAGCCATTATGCTAATAATCAGCTTTGTTGTGCTGTTTTTAGTCTATTTTATAAACCAAAAAATAGAGAAAAAGTAG